Genomic window (Rossellomorea aquimaris):
TTTAATCAAACCTTTCAGGAATACATGCTGATGGAGCTGACAGAGAATACAGTTCAAGTCATAACCATGGATATTATGAAAGAGCTTGCATTACTTCTCGGTCCGATTATGTTAGTGGCCTTACTTGCGGGATTGTTTTCGAATTATATACAAGTGGGAGTCATGTTTACGACAAAACCACTTGAGCCGAAGCTTGAAAAGATTGATCCGATTAAAGGGTTCAAGCGCATCTTCTCTTTAAGGGCAATCGTTGAACTATTAAAATCCATTCTGAAAATTTCCTTCGTAGGTGCGATCACGTTTGTCATTCTCTGGAAGAATATTGATCAAGTGTTAAGCTTATCGTTTAAATCAGTGGGGGATTCATTAGCGACGATGGCAAGCTTAACGGTACAAATGGGAATCGCTGCTTCACTCGCGTTACTATTCCTATCACTATTCGATTTTCTTTATCAGAAATATGATTTTGAAAAAAATATTCGAATGTCAAAGCAGGATCTAAAAGACGAACATAAAAACATCGAGGGTGACCCGTTGATTAAATCCAAAATTAAGCAGAGACAGCGTGAAATGGCCATGAGACGCATGATGCAGGAAGTTCCGGAAGCGGATGTGGTGATTACAAACCCTACTCATTTTGCCATTGCACTTAAATACGATGAGAACAAAATGGATGCTCCTTATGTAGTGGCGAAAGGCGTTGATTATCTAGCACAGAAGATTAAATATATCGCCAATGAAAACGACGTGGTTATGGTGGAAAATCGCCCTTTAGCCCGGTCCCTTTATGACTCGGCTGAAATAGGCGATGCCGTACCGGAAGAATTTTTCAAAGCAATTGCAGAAATTTTAGCTTATGTTTACAGAATAAAAAATCAAATGTAAGCAGTTAGGAGAGAAACAATGTCAGCAAGAGATTTATCCGTACTAGCCAGTGTCATATTAATCGTTGCCATGCTTATCATCCCGTTCCCATCCTGGTTATTAAGCTTATTGATCATCGTTAATATTTCACTTGCACTCCTTGTACTCCTAACCACGATGAATATGAATGAACCATTGCAATTTTCTATATTTCCTTCCCTATTATTATTGTTAACACTTTTTCGATTAGGTCTAAATGTTTCCACAACGAGATCGATCCTTAGTAAAGGTGAAGCAGGGGACGTTGTGGAAACCTTTGGAACATTCGTTGTAGGAGGAAATATTCTCGTTGGTCTCGTAGTATTCATCATCCTCATCGTGATCCAATTTATTGTCATAACGAAAGGATCCGAGCGTGTGTCCGAGGTTGCGGCAAGATTTACACTTGACGCGATGCCTGGTAAGCAGATGAGTATAGATGCCGATTTGAATGCGGGGATGATTTCAGAGCATGATGCCAGAAATCGTCGGGAAAAAGTAGGTCGGGAAGCAGATTTCTATGGTGCCATGGACGGGGCTTCGAAGTTTGTTAAGGGAGATGCCATAGCTGGAATTGTCATTGTTATGATCAATTTAATCTTCGGTATTATTATCGGCATGACACAACAAGGGCTGCCTATCGCCGAAGCGGCAACCCGTTATTCCTTACTTACAGTCGGAGACGGAATCGTCAGCCAGATTCCTGCCCTATTGATCTCAACAGCCACGGGCATCGTGGTAACAAGAGCCGCATCTGAAGGGAATCTGGGACAGGATATCATGAATCAGCTACTGGCTTATCCTGCGATGCTGTATGTAGCTGCCTTCACGATCTTCATGCTGGGTGTAGCAACTCCTATTAATGATATCTTAACTATTCCAGTGGCAGCCCTTATGGGGATAGGAGCCTTCATGCTTTCACGGTCACCTAAGGAAACTGAATCTGACATGATGGAAATGGAAGAAGAAGTAGAGCAGGACGAAATGAAAAGTCCGGAGAGCGTCGTGAACTTACTGAATGTGGATCCGATTGAATTTGAGTTCGGATATGGTCTGATTCCCCTTGCTGATACGAATCAGGGAGGAGATCTCCTTGACCGGATTGTTATGATACGGCGTCAATTAGCGATAGAGCTGGGGCTGGTCATACCTGTAGTAAGGATCCGGGACAATATACAACTTCAACCGAATGAATATCGCTTGAAAATTAAAGGCAATGAAATGGCCCGTGGAGAGCTTTTGCTTGATCATTATTTAGCCATGAGTCCAGGTGTGGAGGATGATTCCATAGAGGGAATTGATACCATCGAGCCATCATTCGGTCTTCCGGCTAAATGGATTTCAGAAGAAATGAAAGAGCAGGCTGAAATATTCGGATATACGGTTGTGGATCCCCCGTCAGTGGTGTCAACCCACATAACCGAAATGATTAAAACAAATGCTCATGAGCTACTGGGCAGGCAGGAGACGAAACAGCTCATTGATCACCTGCAGGAATCCTACCCGATATTAGTGGAAGAAGTGACACCGAATCCTTTAACAGTAGGTGAAGTACAAAAAGTATTAGCTAAGTTGTTAAAGGAAAATGTGTCTATCAGAAACTTGCCGATTATTTTTGAAACACTTGCTGACTATGCCAAAATGAGTTCAGATACAGATCTTTTAGCAGAATATGTAAGGCAATCGTTGGCTAGACAGATTACCGGTCAATATGTTCAAGGAGATGCTTCCTTAAAGGTTGTGACTATGTCAGGGAAGGTTGAAAAATTGATTGCCGACGCCATTCAACAAACGGAACATGGAAATTATTTATCCATGGATCCAAACGATTCTCAAGGAATCCTGGAGGCAGTCGCATATCAAGTGGAACAGTTGTCCCTTATGGAGGAGTCACCGATTATTCTTTGTTCCCCTGCTGTGAGAATGTATGTACGACAATTAACAGAAAGGTATTTTCCTCAGGTACCGATCATTTCATATAATGAATTAGAAGCAAATATAGAAGTACAAAGTTTAGGGGTGGTGAATGTCGGATGAAAGTAAAGAAATATGCAGCACCTTCCATGAATGAGGCAATGAAAAAGGTCAGAGCTGAATTAGGGGATGATGCCGTCATACTAAACTCTAAAGTAGCATATACGGGTGGTTTCATGGGGTTATTCAAAAAGAAAATAATTGAAGTAATTGCTGCCATTGATCCAGAGGTTGAGAATGAAAAGGTAGAGATGAGTAGAATGAAAGCAACATCTGCACCAATCGCTCCTCCATCTCCACCCGAAAAAAAATACGAAGTTCCTAATAAATCGGTAGAGTCAGAATTAAAAGAACTAAAACAAATGATTTCTACTATTAAATCAAAAAATCAATTCGAGAAATTCGCTGAAGAGGTTCAAGTAATCCTGCTATTTCTCAAATATCATGACATTAATGATACAACTCTCTTCCGATTGGGGGACTATCTAGAAGAGAGAATCAAGAGTGGATTTCTTCCAGGGAACAATCGAAATGAATGGGCTAAACAGGAAGTCAAACATTTTCTGGATGATCTTCTGAAAGGAATCGCTTTGGGTGGTATGAGTTACAAGAAGAAATACATTAACGTGATAGGCCCAACGGGTGTGGGGAAAACAACGACTTTAGCGAAAATGGCTGCTGAAGCCGTCATTGAGAAAAGGATGAAAATAGCTTTCATCACGACAGATACGTATCGTATTGCAGCTATCGATCAATTAAAGACGTATGCAGGTCTGTTGAATGTTCCAGTAGAAGTAGTCTATAAAATAGAAGACTTTAAGAAAGCAATAGATAAATTCCAGGACTACGACCATGTTTTCATTGATACTGCAGGCAGGAATTTCAGAGAAAAGAAATATGTAGAGGATTTGCGGGGAATTATTGACTTTGACCACCACATGGAGACGTTCCTGGTTCTTTCCCTTACGAGCAAGGAGAGGGATATGAAGGAAATCATTTCACAGTTCTCTTCTATTGACATTGATCGGTTTATTTTCACGAAACTAGATGAAACTTCCAGTTACGGTTCTATGATCAATATGATGACAGAGGTGAAGATCGGTGCATCTTATGTAACGGTCGGTCAGGATGTACCGGAGGATATTACCGAGGTGAATGTTGAAGAAATAGGTCATTTACTAATGAAAGGATTCAAATATGAAAGATCAAGCATATAACCTAAGAAGGAAAATGCTCAATGGCGACTCTTCCCCCGCTAAAACGATTGCAGTAGTAAGCGGAAAGGGTGGGGTTGGAAAATCTAATATCTCCACTAACCTTTCTGTATTGCTTGGTAAAGAAAATAAGAGAGTATTATTAGTTGACCTGGATATCGGCATGGGAAATATTCATATTTTACTAGGAAGTCATCATTCTTACTCAATCATGGATTATATTGAGGAAAAAGAACTAGATATCGACACAATTATATGTGAGAATGTTCATGGTATCTCTTACATAAGTGGTGGGAATGGTTTTAAGAATATCGTGGCGTGGGAAGAGAAGCAGATAGAACGATTTTTTGAAGTGATGGAGTATATAGTTCAAAAGTATGATTACATTCTTTTTGATATGGGTGCAGGAGCTACGAAAGAGACATTGGAATTTCTCTTGGCGATGGATGAAATCATCGTTGTCACGACACCTGAACCTACCTCGATTACAGATGCCTACTCGATGATGAAATATATTTATATGAGGGATCAAGAGAAACCGTTCTATCTGATATGTAATCGGGCAGAATTCAAGAAGGAAGGTCTTGAAACGATTACGAGATTACAAGAAACGGTGAGGAAATTCCTTCATAAGGAGATAGTTTCTTTAGGGGTCTTACCTGAAGATTCAACGGTAAGGAAGGCGGTCATTCATCAAAGACCCATTGTCATCGGATACCCTGCTTCAGCCATGACCTTAAGTCTTCGTACGATGTTGCATCAAATTGTCGGGAGACCGAATCGACCAGTGAGTAATCAGGCAGGTTTTTTAAAGAGTATGAGAAATTTATTTTTTGGGAGGTAAAATTCCTGAATGAAAAAAGTTCTAGTTGTAGATGATTCAGCATTTATGAGAAAACTTATTGGTGATTTTCTAACAGCCTCCAAACAGCTAGAAGTGATAGGAATTGCTAGAAATGGTGAAGACGCGATCTTAAAAATTAAAAAACTCCGTCCCGACGTTGTGACCCTTGACGTGGAAATGCCAAAGATGAATGGAATAGAAGCCTTAAGGAGAATCATGGGGGAATGTCCGGTTCCTGTTGTGATGCTCTCATCTACAACCAAAGAGGGGGCGGAGGAGACTGTCAAAGCCATGGAGCTTGGAGCTGTTGATTTTATCGCTAAACCTTCAGGAACCATTTCATTGGACCTTCATAAAGTTCAAGATGAAATGGTTGAAAAAGTATTATCGGCAAGCAAGGTGAACATGACGAAAATAACCAGCCCTTTTCGAAAAAGGACAGAGTCGGGAGATTCAAGTGATTCTGCTAATGGAGCTGTACCAACGTTACCTTCTGAACTTAAATGGACCAGGGATTCACCGAAATTGATCCTTATAGGAACATCAACAGGAGGTCCACGCGCTTTACAGCAGGTGCTGACAGAATTATCTCCTCAACTGGATGCATCAGTGGTAGTGGTACAGCACATGCCACCCGGCTTTACCAACTCACTGGCCAAACGGTTAGATGGTCAATCCGCCATTAAAGTGAAGGAAGCGGAGCATGAAGAAATCCTCCAAAAAGGAACAGCATATATAGCACCGGGTGGTTTTCATACAAAGGTGGTCGAGCATGGAGCGCATTTAGCCTTTGAACTATCAAAGGAAGAAGCGCCACGTAATGGTCACAGACCATCCGTAGACATATTGTTCGAATCCGCAAGCCTGCTTCGAAATTATGGGAAAATAGCTGTCATTATGACAGGGATGGGCTCTGATGGCTCAGAAGGATTAATCAGGCTTAAAGAAACAGGCGAAGTGAGAGCCATTGCAGAATCAAAAGAGACTTGTATTGTGTTTGGAATGCCGAAATCGGCTATCGGTACAAATTTAGTAGACAGCGTGGAACATATCGAGGATATTTCTCAATCTATTAT
Coding sequences:
- the flhB gene encoding flagellar biosynthesis protein FlhB, giving the protein MKWLSLDLQFFSGEKTEKATPKKRDDARKKGQTAKSQDVNTAIILLAVFLFLTFSASYIGNIVFDLFNQTFQEYMLMELTENTVQVITMDIMKELALLLGPIMLVALLAGLFSNYIQVGVMFTTKPLEPKLEKIDPIKGFKRIFSLRAIVELLKSILKISFVGAITFVILWKNIDQVLSLSFKSVGDSLATMASLTVQMGIAASLALLFLSLFDFLYQKYDFEKNIRMSKQDLKDEHKNIEGDPLIKSKIKQRQREMAMRRMMQEVPEADVVITNPTHFAIALKYDENKMDAPYVVAKGVDYLAQKIKYIANENDVVMVENRPLARSLYDSAEIGDAVPEEFFKAIAEILAYVYRIKNQM
- the flhA gene encoding flagellar biosynthesis protein FlhA, which gives rise to MSARDLSVLASVILIVAMLIIPFPSWLLSLLIIVNISLALLVLLTTMNMNEPLQFSIFPSLLLLLTLFRLGLNVSTTRSILSKGEAGDVVETFGTFVVGGNILVGLVVFIILIVIQFIVITKGSERVSEVAARFTLDAMPGKQMSIDADLNAGMISEHDARNRREKVGREADFYGAMDGASKFVKGDAIAGIVIVMINLIFGIIIGMTQQGLPIAEAATRYSLLTVGDGIVSQIPALLISTATGIVVTRAASEGNLGQDIMNQLLAYPAMLYVAAFTIFMLGVATPINDILTIPVAALMGIGAFMLSRSPKETESDMMEMEEEVEQDEMKSPESVVNLLNVDPIEFEFGYGLIPLADTNQGGDLLDRIVMIRRQLAIELGLVIPVVRIRDNIQLQPNEYRLKIKGNEMARGELLLDHYLAMSPGVEDDSIEGIDTIEPSFGLPAKWISEEMKEQAEIFGYTVVDPPSVVSTHITEMIKTNAHELLGRQETKQLIDHLQESYPILVEEVTPNPLTVGEVQKVLAKLLKENVSIRNLPIIFETLADYAKMSSDTDLLAEYVRQSLARQITGQYVQGDASLKVVTMSGKVEKLIADAIQQTEHGNYLSMDPNDSQGILEAVAYQVEQLSLMEESPIILCSPAVRMYVRQLTERYFPQVPIISYNELEANIEVQSLGVVNVG
- a CDS encoding MinD/ParA family protein gives rise to the protein MKDQAYNLRRKMLNGDSSPAKTIAVVSGKGGVGKSNISTNLSVLLGKENKRVLLVDLDIGMGNIHILLGSHHSYSIMDYIEEKELDIDTIICENVHGISYISGGNGFKNIVAWEEKQIERFFEVMEYIVQKYDYILFDMGAGATKETLEFLLAMDEIIVVTTPEPTSITDAYSMMKYIYMRDQEKPFYLICNRAEFKKEGLETITRLQETVRKFLHKEIVSLGVLPEDSTVRKAVIHQRPIVIGYPASAMTLSLRTMLHQIVGRPNRPVSNQAGFLKSMRNLFFGR
- a CDS encoding chemotaxis response regulator protein-glutamate methylesterase, coding for MKKVLVVDDSAFMRKLIGDFLTASKQLEVIGIARNGEDAILKIKKLRPDVVTLDVEMPKMNGIEALRRIMGECPVPVVMLSSTTKEGAEETVKAMELGAVDFIAKPSGTISLDLHKVQDEMVEKVLSASKVNMTKITSPFRKRTESGDSSDSANGAVPTLPSELKWTRDSPKLILIGTSTGGPRALQQVLTELSPQLDASVVVVQHMPPGFTNSLAKRLDGQSAIKVKEAEHEEILQKGTAYIAPGGFHTKVVEHGAHLAFELSKEEAPRNGHRPSVDILFESASLLRNYGKIAVIMTGMGSDGSEGLIRLKETGEVRAIAESKETCIVFGMPKSAIGTNLVDSVEHIEDISQSIMKYML
- the flhF gene encoding flagellar biosynthesis protein FlhF, which translates into the protein MKVKKYAAPSMNEAMKKVRAELGDDAVILNSKVAYTGGFMGLFKKKIIEVIAAIDPEVENEKVEMSRMKATSAPIAPPSPPEKKYEVPNKSVESELKELKQMISTIKSKNQFEKFAEEVQVILLFLKYHDINDTTLFRLGDYLEERIKSGFLPGNNRNEWAKQEVKHFLDDLLKGIALGGMSYKKKYINVIGPTGVGKTTTLAKMAAEAVIEKRMKIAFITTDTYRIAAIDQLKTYAGLLNVPVEVVYKIEDFKKAIDKFQDYDHVFIDTAGRNFREKKYVEDLRGIIDFDHHMETFLVLSLTSKERDMKEIISQFSSIDIDRFIFTKLDETSSYGSMINMMTEVKIGASYVTVGQDVPEDITEVNVEEIGHLLMKGFKYERSSI